The Scylla paramamosain isolate STU-SP2022 chromosome 20, ASM3559412v1, whole genome shotgun sequence nucleotide sequence ACCTCACGAATGTATAATCAATTGTCATGATGCAGTACCATTCAGCTGAGAATGAAACATCTTAACAATGTCACTAGCCAGTGTTTCTGCCTGCTAATCAGTCCACATATTCCAGTCTTTATGAAAACACAAGAGATTAACTCTATTCCTACCAAAACATTATAAGATACCAGATtgtacaaaaacaaataatctttcctttctcttacctcctcGGGAAGTGTTGACAATAACAGCAGTGTTCTTCATTTTGGCAAAAGCTGCTTCATCAAATATTCCCTGCGTCTCCTTGTTGAGGGCACACGTCACCAGCAGGAAGTCTGACTGCTGCAGCAACTCATCAAAGGAGACAAACTCAGCCCCAAGTTCCTCCCCTGAGTACCAGATAAATTCAGTTAGTCTAGATGAGTGATGATGATATACAGAGAGCTAACATTTAGTACAAAGGCATTAATAGTAAATTCTATTCACTTTTAAGTTGATAATGCTCACTTGTGATGACATTTTTTATGGATGTTTGCTGTCAAGCCTAAGACTTGACAGGCAAACTCTGACAACACTTATCAAGGATCTCACTCATAAATGTACTGAAAACAACCATTGTAATTACTCCCCAGAATGTTGGTGTGGACAGTACATAGATCATTTCATAAACATTATCTTAACTGCTGTAAACTATCCTATCAATTTTATTTTAAAAAAGCACAATCCCTGACTTGCAAATTAATACTTTGCTGACAGTGACAAGAAGCAAGCATTACTAACCTTCCTTCTTGGGACTGCGACCTGAGTATATAAACTTATGGACACTGAAGCCCTGCAGGCGCTGCACCACACCCTGGCCTATCCGGCCCATGCCAAATATTCCCACAGTTGACCCCTTGAGGCCCTGGCCAGTCATCCATAGCGGAGACCAGGCACACTTGGCCCATCCTCCACTAAGGAATAGGGAATTCACATTATCACACATTTCATTTGCATTGACAATGAGAGGGAAAATGTTACTCTGATCTATACTAACAGTCCTGGGAATAAAACCTGGAACCATGAATGCTCTCTATCTCTTCAGATGCAAGTTTTAGGCTTTATTCTCCAATGGCTGCAAAACTTGTCTCTTTCTAGTGATCTAATATGTAAGCTTCATATTGTGGTGGCAATGCTCACTTAAATCACATGCTGATTTATCTTTATAACTGGTTTCAGTAAATCCCATAATATAAGGTATGCATATTATAAATATATTCAATCTCTGTGTTGGGCAGAGGATGTGATCAGCTTACTTGAGCAATTCACTGTGTGCCTCAAACAAGCGCCTTGTGGTGGCCAGCAGCAGCGTGACAGTCAGCTCTGCAGTGGCATCAGTGAGCACTCCAGGGGTGAAGCCAACCTGAGAATTTAAGACTTTCATTTACTTGAATTCCAGGAAAGTGAAACATTCCTAACACCTCAATACTTTTCTTTCCACCTGTGACCTCTCATAGCTTCCTTTGACAACCAGTGTTAATACTGTAATAATTCTTTCAACATCCATTTATTTCCATCATTTTGTAATTCATTTAATTCATTACTAGAAATTCTGAAGGCAGAGTATTCATCATTAATCTTTCACCCAGAAGATTACAAAGCCACAGAACTGATGGAACACAAGTGACATAACCATTCCAGTGTTACAGCTTGGCAAACAGCAGTAAGAGGCTCATGATATGTTGTGTATCCTACCATAATGTTGCGCTTCTTGATCTCATCCATGCTGAGGTGGTCATATCCAACAGACATGGTGCCGATCACCTTCAAGCTTGGTCCTGGTAAAATGGAATACAAATGACTTTATAAACACGGGCACCTTACTTTCTTACTTATGTGATGATAGGTATACACATGGGCACTTTACCTTCTTGCTTATGTGATGTTATGTATGATTTACTTTTCACTTGAAATACACATGGCCAATTTACCTTACCTATGTGGTGTCAAGTATACAGCCAGTCATCTCTAAGTGATGTATGTATATGTTACTGAGAAAATCTGGTGGGTAATGGACAAAGGCTGTACAGTTTAAATCTATAGTGTTATTTCATCTACCTTTGAAATGAGATATACATGATGATTTTAAGACAGCCAAAGTTAAGACACGGAGACAGGATAATATGACCATGACTCGAATCCTGTCCACAACTTGGTCAGTACTAAACATGAGCTGTGTGCTGCATGACAACATTACACAGCATCTTTACCTGCAGCATCCAACACCTCCTTGTCAATTTTCTCCGTCAGTAAGCAGTACAGGGCATCCTTCCCTGGGATCCTCTTAAGTAGCTCATCACGGGGGATAGGTGATGGCATCTTCCACACATCCACCTCGCACCTGCAGACACAACCACCTTTCTAGTGAACATTTCCACATCACCTATCTAGTGATGAACATTTCTTTGTGTCAACTCTGGAAGCCAAATGGTGCATTTTTACAGACTTTGGTTGGTATACTAATagattattcttattattgccattatcaATATTATACAGGTTTCAGTATAATCGTAGTGACCTTACTTTTCCTCCAGCATGGTGAAGGCCTTCTGAGGGATGTCTGCCCTCGTCACCAACACTTTTGGCTTCGACATTGTGAACTGAGACACTGCAAATGACCTACAAGAACAGAAGTGTTTTACTTATCTGCTGGAAGGAAAAGCATCATAGCAGGTACTGATTTCATATATTCCAAAATAGGAAGGGAAACTAGAAACAGCATCATTACTAGTAAAATGTTAGTCCAGgctattttttcttgttgcttTGATAATACTGCagcaggtaaaaaaataaaggattatAGACAGTTTCATCAATACTCTACCACTAGCCACCAGCAGAAGTAAAGCCTAGACACAAAAATCCACTAAAACATAGGACTTTGAATGTTTCATAATCTGACATTCATCCCATCTATTCAAGAATGAGTTAatttctatgtatttatatGATTGTAACTCCAAACTGaatctttttatcattatatagCTATTTCTGAATAACCTGCACATACAAGAGGCCTCCTCTACATTACATTATTCATTCCACATTCCATCAGATTAGGAGAGATGTGGTGGAGTTCAAAATCATATCTTTTTAATATCTCAGGTCATGGCCAGACTGTAAGCAACTACTCAATTTCTACCCCTCACCCACTTAGCCACACAACAAACCTCTTTAATGTAACTTTTTCATCCAACCTAACAACCTGATAAATACACAAGATGCTGTGCCTTGCAAATGCTGACAcgtgaaaattctctctctctctctctctctctctctctctctctctctctctctctctctctctctctctctctctctctctctctctctctctctctcctcactattTAGATGTCAGATGTGCTCCAAGTACAAGGAACAGAGAcctagtacaacaacaactgtcTGACAAGCCTACAAACAAATCACTGGTCTATGTgctatatttcttctcttcgtaTGTCTTAAGCCCATGATTGGTGCTTACATTTATCCTTATCACTCAAGGCTAAGATGATAAAGCACGTTAGTTGGCAACTGGATCTATAGGAATTCATAATCATTTTGTCAAAATGAAGGCTAATGTTACTAAAATAATTATGACATTATTAATTTTATACTcaaaacatttttctctccaaaCTCAAAACAGCTTATATTGCAAAGCTGTGTGCTTACTCCCAGTATGTGACTACAATGGATGAGCTCACAATGAATAGACAATCTCAGAATCATTTTATCACCACAACAACATTTGCAGTTgtaaaaacaaatgaagtaGTTCAGAGACGGTATGCACACAGCATGTCACTAATTCAGAATAACATGAATACACTTTCATAATACAGAGATGAAAATTTGCGGTCTTTTGTTACTTTATAAGATTTTTATACATAAATGTGAATTTTGCACTTACAAATCTGGGCAAAGGATGGAATTATTTTATTGACAAGTTTAAAAATCCACACAGTGAATGTTCATAAATTGTGATTCACCTGCACACAACAGTACGAACAATATCAAGGTAGTTAATGGATACTGGTGAAATTATTCTTTATCCTGGATGATTTAGCAATCACCTTTGAGAAGCTAAGTGTCTGATATAACACTAAGGGATGCTATAGCTATCCCTGAAGACATATAAAGTTATCTATACTAAACTGTCTGTGGATGCTGGTAAAACATTACTTAATCTCGGAAGTTGTCATCAACATCCCAAGAGTCAAGTCACTagacaacctaaccaaaccaacaaTCTCCATCTCAAATATCTAGGTCTTGTACAAAGCATAGCACAACTAGGGACAGTCATGTTGGACAAATTTTCAAAAAGCACCATGTGGATTAGACAAAGGGTAATAAACTGGATCAGATAAAAGAGACTGGATTTCTATTGAGATTAGAGAGATGATACTTAATTATCCTATACTTTTAAAATAATCAGTATAGTAGGACTGTTTGCTATGTGATATGATTTAATTCTTGGATGCTGCAAGGCAAGAAAGAATATCTGAACGTGTTAGCATAAGAATAGGGATTTCAATTAGGAATGGTGATGTAATGACAATTAATCTTAATTTTAAATGTGCTGAGAATAAGGCTGATACATGAGATGGGTGATGGTTCCACTACTAGATGCCGTGGAGAAAGAATGAGTATTTGAATCTATTAGGAAAAGGGACAAGATTTAGGTTATAATTTTGGGTGGTGCTGATCTGCAAGATGAGTGAATGGAGGCTCTCACTATATACGGGAGATGGATGCTGCTGAGAAGAATGACTAACACTACTTTTTACCATCATAACAAGCCCTTTATTGTATTACGATCCACCTTGTAAAATGAGTGAGTATGGTTAATaactatatatgggaaaagattTCACTCTTGGATGCTGCGAGGAATGAGATTAACACTAGTACTTGCTACCATACAAGCACTCTACTGTAACTTCATAATCCACCTTATAAATATAAAGTCAGTATGGTTAGTTCCTATATATGGAGATGATTTCACTCTTGGATGCTGCGAGGAATGTGATTAACACTGGTACTTGTTACCATACAAGCACTACAGCTTCTTTTAGTCCTGGTTACACAACACACGGCACTAACACCACTCCTTCTTTACCTGCACGGGGACTAATGTGACTGACTCTCTCAGGAATGAAGTAAGACAAGTTTGAGTGCGTCGCCACAAGCACCACCTCGCCCCTTGTGGTTACCTGGTCCTCTGTGACTGATTAACGCCACAAGTGAAGGTAAACTGGTGTTGCTGCACTACCCAGGCGTTGGTGAAGTGTGTGACATTGAGAAGAGGTGGTGACACTCGACCTATGAAACGTAACATGAGTACTTATAAACAGACGTGAGAGTGAATATCTTGGGAGTGATGATTTTTCTACTTACCGGCCATTCAGGATTAAAAGTGGAGCGGGAATCTTTGTTTATTCAATCTAATACTCAACTTAGTCATCCGTTCATTACCTAAACTGTATCTCTTGTCTGTGaactatctatgtgtgtgtgtgtgtgactctgaTTGAAGAAAATAGCTGTTCAGTTCATTTCCACATCTTCGGTGACCTTGGCATCACCTTCCCCCCCTGATGTATGATGCTATAAATAATAACTTATCAATATATTCTATTATAACCATCCCATATCATGATTTCCACGGATTTTAAGTGGAAATTAACTGCTTTATCAATTTGCGATCTAGTTAGTTCGTAGAATTCTGGGAATGTTGGGTATTTTGCATGTTGTAATTGTATGTATTGCCAGaacatgtttttctttccagAGAGGAACACGTGAGATCCCATACACCTGTGCTATATTAGGCCGGCAAGTGAACTAACTGATTGCATAATAGAGGTGCTACTGATggaaatgttgttattgttgtctgtGACCTTAgaacacacaagagagagagagagagagagagagagagagagagagagagagagagagagagagagagagagagagagagagagttttcattcTCCACAAAAATGCAATGTAATATAGCAAACACTACAATATGGATCTCATTTGCAATTGAGAACCACgttatagaacacacacacacacacacacacacacacacatcctggcTCTTTGGTAACGTCCTTGCCTGTCACTTAGCAGGCTGAGACTTCGCGACCGTGGTCATGTTGCTAAGATTTTTGTTTATGAGACTAATTTGTATTCTCCTTGAGTAAGAGTAAGAACAAGGGTGTGCAGTGtatgaaagaacacacacacacacacacacacacacaccacctagtATAATGGTCAGCAGGCTCGAACCCCGAGAAGACTCGGGGTTCGAGCCCCGGGTGCGGCGGGGCGAGCTTCTTACATgagtagcccctgttcacctagcagcaagtaggtacgggatgtaagcCGAGGtattgtgacctcgctgtcccggtggcCTTAGACCTACTCAAAGATCGGTCATTACGAGCTCTCTGAGCTCCTCTCGTGGGGAAGGaggcagacgaccgtaggtgaatgaaTAACACGCTACATAAAAGGAAGCATTATAGTTATCGGGATTTATGTAACTCCAAGAATCTTATTTAACTCAGTTTTTCCGGTGTATGTACAAATTGGATGAGTAGAAAGTATAACATGAAGTACCAATTGATAAGATAAGCCGTATAATCGTCTTGTATAACACCGGTCATTCTACATGGTAGTGGTTTCAGAGCCCGAAAACGGAATCGAGGTGCTCAAGGTCACCTGGATATGGATGGAGCTATGACTTGAGTAATAGCTATGCAGCTCAGGTACTGCAGTAGGGAAGCATGGCCAGGGAACACTGCTTGAATAATGATCTGGAGATGGGTGTGTCGTACCCTTGTCTTTGATCTCCTTGCGCTGTTAATGTCTTCAACTTTTAacgggctgtagtggaagttaatggagGTTTTCAATGTTGGTCTTATggctagtgatagtttagcaaggattctgtattaactatgtaaaaaaatatcCATGAGAATCTGaataataatctctgtggcctttagaTATAATCCTTATGAGAGAATGGTGTTTTAAAGTGTGAAACTGGGATACTAAGATGGTGAGGGGAGAGTAAGGGGGCGGCTGCCTTTGTCATATCCACTGGGACCGTCTCTAACATTTTGCcgtcttatttttacttttaacagactctagtggaagttactaaaGGTTTTCAAGGCTGCTTTCATGATGTTAGCGATAGGATTCTCTATTaactatgcaaaaaaaaaaaaaagttcccctAAGAGCCGgaataatttctgtggccttaAGAAGTCGTCCTTATGGGAAAACAGACTATAGGTGCTTCAAAATGTGGGACTAAGATACTGGGATGATGAGAGGAGAACGGGTGGGGACGGAGGGGGCTGCTTTTGTCATGCAGTTTATAATGGAAGATAGCGATGTTGATAATGAGGCCATGAAAGCATAGTACCCGGCAGACTTATATGAGATCAGTCCGAGAATATTATATAAATTTGTGGGTATGGATGGATAAGGTGTTGGACTGCCATGTGAAGGTAGGTTACATTATGTCCTTGCAGTTTCTCTCATGTTCTTTATGGCTTTGTTTTTGGTTTAGGAGTGATcaagaagggaatgaagtaaacaaaaaaaatctatctgagagagagagagagagagagagagagagagagagagagagagagagagagagagagagagagagagagagagatgatgatgatgatgcaataCACAGCGAACAATGCAATGCGATCTGCGGACTGTAGACAATGCAAGGAACTGTTCTGAACATATTAAGCTCCTACCACAGGAGAAAAAACGGGCCTCCCTCAAGCTGACGGGCTGCAGGAAGGGTTCACTGCAGCAGCTCTTTCGCTCACGGATTACGTCAGAGCACTCAGATGAAAAGAGATCTTTATAATTAGGCGGGTGTCAAAAATATTCACACGCTGCAAATTATCAATGACAGCTCTTGCACAATTATCACTGTGTTGATTAATCTGTGTGGATGTTTAATGGGTGCTTAAGGTGCTAATTTATTCATGAGACCATTCAGCAAATGGCCAACAGCTTtgacaagtaaaaaaatagaaatggagaGCATTAAGATGAGTATCAGAGCAGCTGGTAGTCTCATCTTGCCTCGCCATGTGCCACTCTGCTTGACAGTCCAATACCTAACCACTCATTTACTTGCTTGTACCTTGCTTACCTTTGTAATGGAGACTAAAGGCGTTAAAGATAGTCACAGCTACCTTGGCTGCATATAGAGCAGATTTAATGAGTAGCTGTGAACGTTGTATGAGGTAAAAATTATACTATGGCAACACGGGGCGATGCTGGGGGCGGTGTGACGACGTCAAGTGAACCATGTGTTTTTTGTTCAACCTTTCCCCATACCTTTTTCCATACTACTTTCCCCGCTACGATGAATGAGGGACAATGCAATAAAGCTACCTAGACTCATTCCTACAGCttgtaagttaggttag carries:
- the LOC135110517 gene encoding glyoxylate reductase/hydroxypyruvate reductase-like isoform X2, whose product is MSKPKVLVTRADIPQKAFTMLEEKCEVDVWKMPSPIPRDELLKRIPGKDALYCLLTEKIDKEVLDAAGPSLKVIGTMSVGYDHLSMDEIKKRNIMVGFTPGVLTDATAELTVTLLLATTRRLFEAHSELLNGGWAKCAWSPLWMTGQGLKGSTVGIFGMGRIGQGVVQRLQGFSVHKFIYSGRSPKKEGEELGAEFVSFDELLQQSDFLLVTCALNKETQGIFDEAAFAKMKNTAVIVNTSRGGVINQEALVKALKTNQIRAAGLDVMTPEPLPPDHELTTLPNCTLIPHIGSAETSTREDMATLTATNIIAGLEGKPLPARLC
- the LOC135110517 gene encoding glyoxylate reductase/hydroxypyruvate reductase-like isoform X1, encoding MLRFIGRVSPPLLNVTHFTNAWVVQQHQFTFTCGVNQSQRTRSFAVSQFTMSKPKVLVTRADIPQKAFTMLEEKCEVDVWKMPSPIPRDELLKRIPGKDALYCLLTEKIDKEVLDAAGPSLKVIGTMSVGYDHLSMDEIKKRNIMVGFTPGVLTDATAELTVTLLLATTRRLFEAHSELLNGGWAKCAWSPLWMTGQGLKGSTVGIFGMGRIGQGVVQRLQGFSVHKFIYSGRSPKKEGEELGAEFVSFDELLQQSDFLLVTCALNKETQGIFDEAAFAKMKNTAVIVNTSRGGVINQEALVKALKTNQIRAAGLDVMTPEPLPPDHELTTLPNCTLIPHIGSAETSTREDMATLTATNIIAGLEGKPLPARLC